A section of the Pseudanabaena mucicola str. Chao 1806 genome encodes:
- a CDS encoding DUF928 domain-containing protein — MLHKTLYLPCILLVSNIIWEITTFKTFITVAKAQSFEPPVNTPAPTTTIGGGRRGNDGQCLIDRDLQGDIKEKKIPIEQEITLLLPPNKFGLTISSHPQFFVYIPKTNAIAVEFTLENHQGKGIASKRLALTNTPSIVTVQFDQNPLEIGKDYKWLVSVVCETGDPEDLFSEGIIRRIKPEQNTLAKLGKATAIDKVYLYAKLGIWYEAIAELAALRLSQPNNTVLKTNWLNLLKSASLEHFAHIPLKL; from the coding sequence ATGCTTCATAAAACACTTTACCTTCCCTGTATACTTCTGGTAAGTAACATAATCTGGGAAATCACAACATTTAAAACTTTCATAACAGTTGCTAAAGCCCAAAGCTTTGAGCCGCCTGTAAATACGCCTGCACCTACTACCACAATTGGTGGTGGTAGAAGAGGCAATGACGGGCAATGCCTGATTGATCGAGATCTTCAGGGGGATATCAAAGAGAAAAAAATTCCTATAGAGCAAGAGATTACGCTCCTACTCCCACCCAACAAATTTGGATTGACAATCTCATCACATCCGCAATTTTTTGTCTATATTCCCAAAACCAACGCGATCGCTGTCGAATTTACCCTTGAAAATCACCAAGGCAAAGGAATTGCTAGCAAAAGATTAGCTCTTACAAATACACCTAGCATTGTGACTGTTCAGTTTGATCAAAATCCCCTAGAAATCGGCAAAGATTATAAATGGTTAGTTTCCGTAGTATGTGAAACTGGCGATCCTGAAGACCTATTTAGTGAAGGTATAATTAGGAGAATCAAACCAGAGCAAAATACACTCGCAAAATTGGGGAAAGCAACAGCAATCGATAAAGTATATCTATACGCCAAACTTGGTATCTGGTATGAAGCGATCGCCGAACTAGCAGCTTTACGCCTTTCTCAGCCAAACAACACAGTCCTTAAAACCAATTGGTTGAATTTACTCAAGTCTGCTAGTCTCGAACATTTCGCCCATATCCCTCTCAAACTCTAA